One segment of Brienomyrus brachyistius isolate T26 unplaced genomic scaffold, BBRACH_0.4 scaffold38, whole genome shotgun sequence DNA contains the following:
- the LOC125722421 gene encoding kelch-like protein 10 codes for MMAHDMERVLMSPAFEVFNKLRLAGQLCDMVLIADGVQFNAHRVILCGCSSYFQALFASDWSDSGKREYQLPGISPETLRQVIEYAYTYSVVITADNVENLLAAADYLSVLGIVQRCCDFLHEHLCLDNCVGLVKIGEVYCLNELHQSAFKFLLKNFKEVAITSNDFLELTLEELCDIMERDELNVREEDVVFDAILRWIEHEPATREAHISVLLPKVRMARMDPEYFMKIVKNNDLVKANAACRRIISDVLKVIYDLDESPLSDFENPLIRPRLPSDILLAVGGWNMRTTNCIDAYDTRADRWVDITQEEQTNLAGHGMVYHNGFVYCIGGFDGQNSINTVRRYDPITRAWQQMAPMHWQRCNISVVVLDGFIYAMGGHIGFRPLNKVERYNPVTNKWTQIEPMNERRNDASATTLNGKIYICGGFNGTESLSTVECFDPLTNEWSLITPMSTPRHSLGVTAYRGKIYAVGGINRPDDLQTMEVYDPTTNRWHAVAPMSTPRCEFGIAVVDDLLFVMGGHDGFRVTNKVECYDAGTGSWYRAQDMSRARKHFSCCVVPAHPRIIKYAS; via the exons ggctctgttcgccagtgactggagtgattcaggaaagcgggagtaccaactcccaggcatttcccctgAAACATTGAGGCAGGTCATCGAGTACGCCTACAcatactctgtggtcatcacagctgacaatgtggagaacctcctggcagctgctgattatctcagtgtcctGGGCATCGTACAGCGCTGCTGTGACTTCCTGCATGAGCATCTCTGCCTTGACAACTGTGTTGGGCTTGTCAAAATCGGAGAAGTCTACTGCCTCAatgagctgcaccagtctgcattcaaattCCTCCTGAAGAACTttaaggaggttgccatcacaTCAAACGATTTCCTAGAACTCACGCTCGAAGAACTTTGTGACATCATGGAGCGGGATGAACTGAATGTCAGAGAAGAAGATGTGGTGTTTGACGCCATCCTCCGttggatcgagcacgagcctgccacccgagaggcccacatttcagttctgttgcccaag GTTcgcatggctcgtatggatccagAATATTTTATGAAGATCGTCAAAAAcaacgatctagtgaaggccaatgcggcgtgcaggcGAATTATCAGCGATGTCTTAAAGGTCATCTATGATCTTGACGAAAGTCCACTCTCTGACTTTGAGAACCCGCTGATCCGCCCACGCTTGCCCTCTGACATTTTGCTGGCTGTTGGTGGTTGGAACATGCGCACTACCAACTGCATCGATGCGTATGACACacgggccgaccgctgggtggatatCACGCAGGAGGAGCAGACCAACCTAGCTGGTCATGGCATGGTGTACCATAATGgatttgtgtactgcattggGGGGTTTGATGGCCAAAACTCTATTAATACCGTGCGCAGATATGACCCGATCACACGAGCATGGCAGCAGATGGCCCCAATGCACTGGCAGCGCTGCAATATTAGTGTGGTCGTGCTTGATGGGTTCATCTACGCCATGGGTGGCCATATTGGTTTCAGGCCCCTCAATAAAGTAGAGCGGTACAACCCAGTAACCAACAAATGGACCCAGATCGAGCCCATGAATGAGAGGCGAAacgatgccagtgccaccaccctgaatggcaag ATATACATCTGTGGGGGCTTCAATGGAACAGAGAGCCTTTCTACAGTGGAGTGCTTTGACCCCCTCACTAATGAATGGAGCTTGATCACTCCAATGAGCACTCCCCGTCACAGCCTTGGAGTCACGGCGTATAGAGGGAAgatctatgcg GTGGGCGGTATCAACAGGCCTGATGACCTGCAGACCATGGAGGTCTATGACCCTACCACAAACCGCTGGcatgctgtggcccccatgtcCACACCACGCTGTGAatttggcatcgcagtggtggacgaccTCCTGTTTGTGATGGGCGGCCACGATGGGTTTAGGGTAACTAACAAGGTGGAGTGTTAtgatgcggggacaggcagctggtatcgtgcgcaggacatgagcagagccagaaaacacttcagctgctgcgtagtgcctgcgcacccccgcatcaTAAAATACGCTAGTTAG